In one window of Branchiostoma lanceolatum isolate klBraLanc5 chromosome 15, klBraLanc5.hap2, whole genome shotgun sequence DNA:
- the LOC136420740 gene encoding uncharacterized protein yields the protein MYDLFVLQAQGQEGHQYKVTCSALKATITATRPEMAAKKAGIILQAGGFLNSYASGKPPFLLSVEGREQHTVDYHLWYTVKAGDGITVPCIVCKAVFVKMSPQHHVPEATNNNVNCAPTSVDNGNISDPLEECLKSVFNLNSFRQGQREIVSAVHNGGNVFIIMPTGGGKTLCFSLPAVLRKGVTIVIVPLVALGVDLLRRYQDCSIPSVFISHLSAEENITQVLHDVNSNTPQTKIIITTPESLLGKEKIWRAVVGLKERKLLEMVVIDEAHCMDEMGHEFRPTYLELSKITELNTQIVAVTATAAPTTKAFILQHLDMGNCTEFSSSVERKNIEYYVRPKGKTQEATEEMVCKVVSEFTGQAGIIYCQTVTEVKDIHYRLQESGVRVVKYHGTGTGQNPSEGRQSLSEWCSGERDVLVATKAAGVGIDKHDIRFVIHLGCPSSIPDYMQESGRAGRDGRQATAILFYKPEDKSVHNKRIGEICHDEYREQALKRVGEMINFCETEQCRKKLLLDAFSEDTTGYDCSQKCDNCQSNTVAREVVVSQEAADMVRCVSAIRHTVHHPSARLVSRVYLGLKTGKEVRQLKLDVIPECGIGQNSGMAVKVCEKFIRLLVRMDILSENIIPKSPTQKYSCVYVCPGRLAESVIRKDVNVTWFVR from the coding sequence ATGTATGACTTGTTTGTTCTACAGGCACAGGGACAAGAAGGTCACCAGTACAAGGTGACATGCTCTGCACTGAAAGCCACAATCACTGCTACCAGGCCTGAAATGGCAGCAAAGAAGGCGGGCATCATCCTACAAGCAGGTGGCTTCCTGAACTCTTATGCAAGTGGAAAGCCACCATTCCTGTTGAGTGTGGAAGGAAGGGAGCAGCATACCGTAGACTATCATCTCTGGTACACCGTCAAGGCAGGAGATGGGATAACAGTTCCATGTATTGTCTGTAAAGCAGTCTTTGTCAAAATGTCACCACAGCACCATGTACCTGAAGCCACCAACAATAACGTCAATTGTGCACCTACATCAGTAGATAACGGAAACATCTCTGATCCGCTGGAGGAGTGTCTCAAGAGTGTGTTTAACTTAAACTCCTTCAGACAAGGGCAAAGAGAAATTGTGTCTGCTGTCCACAATGGAGGTAATGTCTTCATCATCATGCCAACTGGAGGGGGGAAGACTCTGTGTTTCTCTCTTCCTGCTGTTTTGAGGAAAGGGGTTACAATCGTCATTGTTCCCCTAGTGGCACTTGGTGTTGATTTACTGAGAAGGTACCAAGACTGTTCGATTCCCTCTGTATTCATTTCACACCTCAGTGCAGAAGAGAACATTACCCAGGTACTCCATGATGTCAACAGCAACACACCACAAACtaaaatcatcatcaccacacCGGAAAGTCTCCTAGGCAAAGAGAAGATTTGGAGAGCAGTCGTTGGCCTTAAGGAGAGGAAACTCCTTGAAATGGTGGTGATAGATGAGGCCCACTGTATGGATGAGATGGGACACGAGTTTCGGCCTACATACCTTGAACTTTCAAAGATCACAGAATTAAACACTCAGATTGTCGCAGTCACTGCCACAGCCGCTCCTACAACTAAGGCATTCATCTTACAGCATTTAGATATGGGAAACTGTACTGAGTTTTCATCCTCGGTGGAAAGGAAAAACATTGAGTACTATGTGAGGCCCAAGGGCAAAACACAAGAAGCAACAGAAGAAATGGTGTGCAAGGTGGTGTCTGAGTTCACAGGTCAAGCTGGTATCATCTATTGCCAAACAGTCACTGAAGTGAAAGACATCCACTATCGGCTGCAGGAAAGTGGTGTCAGGGTAGTGAAATACCATGGAACTGGAACTGGACAAAATCCATCAGAGGGCAGACAAAGCCTGTCTGAGTGGTGTAGTGGAGAGAGGGATGTTCTTGTGGCTACGAAAGCCGCTGGAGTTGGGATTGACAAACATGACATAAGGTTTGTGATCCATCTGGGATGCCCATCATCCATTCCTGACTACATGCAGGAGTCCGGACGAGCAGGTAGGGATGGGCGACAGGCAACAGCAATTCTGTTTTACAAACCAGAGGACAAGTCAGTGCACAACAAAAGGATTGGTGAAATCTGTCATGATGAATACAGAGAACAGGCCTTGAAGAGAGTGGGAGAAATGATTAACTTTTGCGAAACGGAGCAATGCAGAAAGAAACTGTTATTAGATGCTTTCTCTGAAGACACGACTGGATATGACTGTTCGCAAAAATGTGATAATTGCCAATCCAATACTGTAGCTAGAGAAGTGGTTGTGAGTCAAGAGGCAGCTGACATGGTCAGGTGTGTCTCTGCCATCAGACACACAGTACATCATCCATCGGCCCGCCTTGTCTCCAGAGTGTACCTTGGACTGAAGACAGGGAAGGAAGTTAGGCAGCTTAAGTTAGATGTCATTCCAGAGTGTGGAATTGGACAGAACAGTGGAATGGCGGTGAAAGTCTGTGAGAAGTTTATCAGGTTACTGGTGAGAATGGACATTCTGAGTGAGAACATTATCCCGAAGAGTCCAACTCAGAAGTAttcatgtgtgtatgtttgcccTGGGAGATTAGCAGAGTCTGTCATTAGAAAAGATGTCAATGTCACATGGTTTGTGCGATGA
- the LOC136420323 gene encoding uncharacterized protein, with protein sequence MADSDSDNEPLARWVQHTSDDDEPLAMCVQHTSDDDEPLARWVQHTSDDDELLARWVQHTSDDDEPLARCVQHTSDDDEPLARPLAATPTKSETPRKDNKRLLTPQSKSLSLPSSKVRCRRQEDKRSSVVRGYLLERLEDGGKEDTIHVDQVISQVQTHCKQMAAQCSNKEEAEALADADLIQGITVVRAAKACFDVEYKTRRKILVGLRWKPAVLGHLQVATGTVDQIENIRTLINKVDIELEESWASVSKFGGEQQASSHFADLWNKRNKLVSTLVRLYKEHAESLTEQSKSGYHLSLEQRTKLSEEMKRFENMVNLGVRDRVIDDVPETFFGQLAESLEERCPLIHSILWTLVVTDRSASNKLKTNAVKLKSATHALCGLLDLRSSRANNDVSILFGLVAVSYGAGKQFVSLLQHLGLSESWDTLMGFMEERLKNFQGIIDRKFGDKEPVIFAYDNINIFRAVRHMRVLKGKPRMWNFTVRMAVKPDLEGIKELFETKDTAEIPQKPVEDVIVDDVFIDTHPELAQIWEDAKDSFFLELLDIGLNQLPEDTQLQSHKSPAEQKAWLSAQSFKSSKTYAIRHKPTKPSNCKKSDITILPLSTENEATLTGTACIIEEFAQEFSIPIDRKDTQYLPFNENNIQQPETDMNSIRV encoded by the coding sequence ATGGCTGACAGTGACTCAGACAACGAGCCGCTGGCcaggtgggtacaacacacaTCTGATGACGACGAGCCGCTGGCCATGTGTGTACAACACACATCTGATGACGACGAGCCGCTGGCcaggtgggtacaacacacaTCTGATGACGACGAGCTGCTGGCcaggtgggtacaacacacaTCTGATGACGACGAGCCACTGGCCAGGTGTGTACAACACACATCTGATGACGACGAGCCGCTGGCCAGACCACTAGCAGCTACACCAACTAAAAGTGAAACACCAAGGAAAGACAATAAGCGACTCCTGACACCGCAATCCAAGTCCCTGTCTCTGCCTTCTTCAAAAGTTAGGTGCAGGAGACAGGAGGATAAAAGGTCTTCAGTTGTAAGGGGATACCTGCTGGAAAGGCTGGAGGATGGTGGTAAGGAAGACACAATTCATGTGGACCAGGTGATAAGTCAGGTGCAAACTCACTGCAAACAAATGGCTGCACAGTGTTCCAACAAGGAAGAGGCAGAAGCGTTGGCGGACGCCGACTTGATACAAGGAATAACAGTTGTTAGAGCGGCAAAAGCTTGCTTTGATGTTGAATACAAGACGCGTCGCAAGATTCTGGTAGGCTTGAGGTGGAAGCCAGCAGTGCTGGGTCATCTGCAGGTGGCCACAGGCACAGTAGATCAGATAGAAAACATCAGAACATTGATCAACAAAGTCGACATCGAGCTAGAGGAAAGCTGGGCAAGTGTGTCCAAGTTTGGTGGAGAGCAGCAGGCATCTTCACACTTTGCAGACCTGTGGAACAAAAGGAACAAACTTGTTTCAACTCTTGTGAGGTTGTATAAGGAACATGCCGAGAGCCTCACTGAACAATCGAAAAGTGGTTATCACTTGTCTTTGGAGCAAAGAACAAAGTTGTCGGAAGAAATGAAGAGATTTGAAAACATGGTAAACCTGGGTGTAAGGGACAGGGTCATCGATGATGTGCCAGAAACATTCTTTGGCCAGCTGGCTGAATCTCTAGAGGAAAGGTGCCCCCTGATACACTCCATTTTGTGGACGTTAGTGGTCACAGATAGAAGCGCTAGCAACAAGCTGAAAACAAATGCTGTAAAGTTGAAGAGTGCAACACACGCACTGTGTGGCCTGCTGGACTTGCGAAGCTCAAGAGCCAACAACGATGTGAGCATCTTGTTTGGGCTTGTCGCTGTGTCTTATGGCGCAGGTAAACAGTTTGTGTCACTGTTACAGCATCTAGGTTTGTCAGAGAGCTGGGACACTCTAATGGGCTTTATGGAGGAAAGGCTGAAGAACTTTCAAGGCATCATTGACCGCAAGTTTGGCGATAAAGAGCCTGTCATATTTGCTTATGACAACATTAACATATTCCGAGCTGTGCGCCACATGAGAGTGTTGAAGGGTAAGCCTCGGATGTGGAACTTTACTGTACGGATGGCAGTGAAACCAGACCTAGAAGGCATCAAGGAACTTTTTGAAACAAAGGACACTGCCGAGATACCACAGAAACCTGTAGAAGACGTTATTGTGGATGACGTTTTCATTGATACCCACCCTGAATTGGCACAGATATGGGAAGATGCCAAGGACAGTTTTTTCCTTGAGCTTCTAGACATAGGTCTGAACCAACTACCGGAAGACACAcaactacagtcacacaaatcCCCAGCAGAACAGAAGGCCTGGCTGTCAGCACAGTCATTCAAAAGCTCCAAAACATATGCCATCCGACACAAACCAACAAAGCCATCCAACTGTAAGAAATCAGACATCACCATACTTCCACTCTCAACAGAAAATGAAGCCACTTTAACTGGGACAGCTTGCATCATCGAGGAGTTTGCTCAAGAGTTCAGCATTCCAATTGACAGAAAAGACACACAGTACCTGCCCTTTAATGAAAACAACATCCAGCAGCCAGAAACAGATATGAATTCAATAAGAGTATAG